A genome region from Arthrobacter agilis includes the following:
- the rpsS gene encoding 30S ribosomal protein S19 yields MPRSLKKGPFVDQHLYVKVARENESGTKNVIKTWSRRSMIVPDMLGHTIAVHDGRKHIPVFVTESMVGHKLGEFAPTRTFRGHVKDDRKGKRR; encoded by the coding sequence ATGCCACGCAGCCTGAAGAAAGGCCCCTTCGTCGATCAGCACCTTTACGTAAAGGTCGCTCGCGAGAACGAATCGGGCACGAAGAACGTCATCAAGACGTGGTCCCGCCGCTCCATGATCGTCCCCGACATGCTCGGGCACACGATCGCGGTGCACGACGGACGCAAGCACATCCCGGTGTTTGTCACCGAGTCGATGGTCGGGCACAAGCTCGGCGAATTCGCTCCCACGCGGACTTTCCGCGGCCATGTTAAGGACGACCGCAAGGGCAAGCGCCGCTAG